In a genomic window of Vulpes vulpes isolate BD-2025 chromosome 6, VulVul3, whole genome shotgun sequence:
- the COMMD6 gene encoding COMM domain-containing protein 6 has product MAVSSDSCRSLKYPYVAVLLKVADHSGQVKNKCFEMTIPQFQNFYRQFKEIAAVIETV; this is encoded by the exons ATGGCTGTGAGCTCCGACAGTTGCAGATCTCTTAAGTATCCTTACGTTGCAGTGTTGCTCAAAGTGGCAGATCATTCAGGCCAAGTAAAGAACAAGTGCTTTGAAATGACAATTCCACAATTTCAG AATTTCTACAGACAGTTCAAGGAAATTGCTGCAGTTATTGAAACCGTGTGA